One genomic region from Vidua macroura isolate BioBank_ID:100142 chromosome 18, ASM2450914v1, whole genome shotgun sequence encodes:
- the DERL3 gene encoding derlin-3 isoform X1 produces the protein MAYQGFAQEYLGMPAVTRAYTTACVLTTAAVQLEFITPFQLYFNPDLIFRKFQIWRLITNFLFFGPLGFSFFFNMIFLYRYCRMLEEGSFRGRTADFVFMFLFGGFLMTLFGLFASLFFLGQAFTIMLVYVWSRRNPYIRMNFFGLLNFQAPFLPWVLMGFSLLLGNSIIIDLLGIAVGHIYYFLEDVFPNQPGGKKLLLTPGFLKMVFDTPEEDPNYNPLPEDHPEHQPRDQDQNEQQHPQ, from the exons ATGGCGTACCAGGGCTTCGCGCAGGAGTACCTGGGCATGCCGGCCGTGACCCGCGCCTACACCACCGCCTGCGTGCTCACCACCGCCGCCGTG cagctggagttCATCACCCCCTTCCAGCTGTACTTCAACCCCGACCTCATCTTCAGGAAGTTCCAG ataTGGAGGCTGATCACCAACTTCCTCTTTTTTGGGCCCCTGggattcagtttctttttcaaCATGATATTTCT GTACAGGTACTGCCGCATGCTAGAAGAAGGCTCCTTCCGTGGAAGGACGGCTGACTTTGTCTTCATGTTCCTCTTTGGAGGGTTTCTCATGACA CTGTTTGGACTCTTTGCCAGCCTGTTTTTCCTGGGCCAGGCTTTCACCATCATGCTGGTGTACGTGTGGAGTCGCAGGAACCCTTACATCCGCATGAACTTTTTTGGGCTTCTTAACttccaagcccccttcctgccCTGGGTCCTGATGGGATTCTCTCTGCTCCTAGGCAACTCCATCATCATCGATCTGCTGG GGATTGCAGTGGGTCATATCTATTATTTCTTGGAAGATGTTTTCCCCAatcagcctggaggaaagaaGTTGCTGTTAACCCCTGGCTTTCT GAAGATGGTTTTTGACACACCTGAAGAGGATCCCAATTACAACCCTCTCCCTGAGGATCATCCAGAACACCAGCCTAGAGACCAAGACCAGAACGAGCAACAGCATCCACAGTAG
- the DERL3 gene encoding derlin-3 isoform X3: MAYQGFAQEYLGMPAVTRAYTTACVLTTAAVQLEFITPFQLYFNPDLIFRKFQIWRLITNFLFFGPLGFSFFFNMIFLYRYCRMLEEGSFRGRTADFVFMFLFGGFLMTLFGLFASLFFLGQAFTIMLVYVWSRRNPYIRMNFFGLLNFQAPFLPWVLMGFSLLLGNSIIIDLLGIAVGHIYYFLEDVFPNQPGGKKLLLTPGFLSVS, encoded by the exons ATGGCGTACCAGGGCTTCGCGCAGGAGTACCTGGGCATGCCGGCCGTGACCCGCGCCTACACCACCGCCTGCGTGCTCACCACCGCCGCCGTG cagctggagttCATCACCCCCTTCCAGCTGTACTTCAACCCCGACCTCATCTTCAGGAAGTTCCAG ataTGGAGGCTGATCACCAACTTCCTCTTTTTTGGGCCCCTGggattcagtttctttttcaaCATGATATTTCT GTACAGGTACTGCCGCATGCTAGAAGAAGGCTCCTTCCGTGGAAGGACGGCTGACTTTGTCTTCATGTTCCTCTTTGGAGGGTTTCTCATGACA CTGTTTGGACTCTTTGCCAGCCTGTTTTTCCTGGGCCAGGCTTTCACCATCATGCTGGTGTACGTGTGGAGTCGCAGGAACCCTTACATCCGCATGAACTTTTTTGGGCTTCTTAACttccaagcccccttcctgccCTGGGTCCTGATGGGATTCTCTCTGCTCCTAGGCAACTCCATCATCATCGATCTGCTGG GGATTGCAGTGGGTCATATCTATTATTTCTTGGAAGATGTTTTCCCCAatcagcctggaggaaagaaGTTGCTGTTAACCCCTGGCTTTCT CTCAGTTTCCTaa
- the DERL3 gene encoding derlin-3 isoform X2, translated as MAYQGFAQEYLGMPAVTRAYTTACVLTTAAVLEFITPFQLYFNPDLIFRKFQIWRLITNFLFFGPLGFSFFFNMIFLYRYCRMLEEGSFRGRTADFVFMFLFGGFLMTLFGLFASLFFLGQAFTIMLVYVWSRRNPYIRMNFFGLLNFQAPFLPWVLMGFSLLLGNSIIIDLLGIAVGHIYYFLEDVFPNQPGGKKLLLTPGFLKMVFDTPEEDPNYNPLPEDHPEHQPRDQDQNEQQHPQ; from the exons ATGGCGTACCAGGGCTTCGCGCAGGAGTACCTGGGCATGCCGGCCGTGACCCGCGCCTACACCACCGCCTGCGTGCTCACCACCGCCGCCGTG ctggagttCATCACCCCCTTCCAGCTGTACTTCAACCCCGACCTCATCTTCAGGAAGTTCCAG ataTGGAGGCTGATCACCAACTTCCTCTTTTTTGGGCCCCTGggattcagtttctttttcaaCATGATATTTCT GTACAGGTACTGCCGCATGCTAGAAGAAGGCTCCTTCCGTGGAAGGACGGCTGACTTTGTCTTCATGTTCCTCTTTGGAGGGTTTCTCATGACA CTGTTTGGACTCTTTGCCAGCCTGTTTTTCCTGGGCCAGGCTTTCACCATCATGCTGGTGTACGTGTGGAGTCGCAGGAACCCTTACATCCGCATGAACTTTTTTGGGCTTCTTAACttccaagcccccttcctgccCTGGGTCCTGATGGGATTCTCTCTGCTCCTAGGCAACTCCATCATCATCGATCTGCTGG GGATTGCAGTGGGTCATATCTATTATTTCTTGGAAGATGTTTTCCCCAatcagcctggaggaaagaaGTTGCTGTTAACCCCTGGCTTTCT GAAGATGGTTTTTGACACACCTGAAGAGGATCCCAATTACAACCCTCTCCCTGAGGATCATCCAGAACACCAGCCTAGAGACCAAGACCAGAACGAGCAACAGCATCCACAGTAG
- the SMARCB1 gene encoding SWI/SNF-related matrix-associated actin-dependent regulator of chromatin subfamily B member 1, whose protein sequence is MMMMALSKTFGQKPVKFQLEEDGEFYMIGSEVGNYLRMFRGSLYKRYPSLWRRLATVEERKKIVASSHENQRSHSPRRYHGYTTLATSVTLLKASEVEEILDGNDEKYKAVSISTEPPTYLREQKAKRNNQWVPTLPNSSHHLDAVPCSTTINRNRMGRDKKRTFPLCFDDHDPAVIHENASQPEVLVPIRLDMEIDGQKLRDAFTWNMNEKLMTPEMFSEILCDDLDLNPLTFVPAIASAIRQQIESYPTDSILEDQSDQRVIIKLNIHVGNISLVDQFEWDMSEKENSPEKFALKLCSELGLGGEFVTTIAYSIRGQLSWHQKTYAFSENPLPTVEIAIRNTGDADQWCPLLETLTDAEMEKKIRDQDRNTRRMRRLANTAPAW, encoded by the exons aTGATGATGATGGCGCTGAGCAAGACCTTCGGGCAGAAGCCCGTCAAGTTCCAGCTGGAGGAGGACGGCGAGTTCTACATGATCGGCTCCGAG GTGGGGAACTACTTGCGCATGTTTCGGGGCTCCCTGTACAAGAGGTACCCCTCGCTCTGGAGGCGCCTGGCCACGgtggaagagaggaagaagatTGTGGCCTCTTCACACG aAAATCAGCGGTCTCACAGTCCCCGAAGAT ATCATGGCTACACAACATTAGCCACTAGTGTGACGCTGCTAAAGGCCTCTGAAGTGGAAGAGATCTTGGATGGAAATGATGAGAAGTACAAGGCAGTGTCTATCAGCACAGAACCTCCTACCTACCTCAG AGAACAGAAGGCAAAGAGGAACAACCAGTGGGTGCCGACCCTGCCCAACAGCTCTCATCACCTGGACGCCGTGCCGTGCTCAACAACCATCAACAGGAACCGCATGGGCAGGGATAAGAAGAGAACATTCCCTCTGTG CTTTGATGACCATGACCCAGCAGTGATCCATGAGAATGCATCCCAGCCAGAGGTTCTGGTTCCAATCAGGCTTGATATGGAAATTGATGGGCAAAAACTCCGAGATGCATTTACGTGGAACATGAATG AAAAACTGATGACCCCAGAAATGTTCTCGGAGATTCTTTGTGATGACCTGGATTTGAATCCTCTGACCTTTGTCCCTGCTATTGCATCTGCCATCCGACAGCAGATCGAGTCGTACCCGACTGACAGCATCCTAGAGGATCAGTCAGACCAACGAGTTATTATTAAG CTGAACATCCATGTAGGAAACATCTCCCTTGTAGACCAGTTTGAGTGGGACATGTCAGAGAAGGAGAACTCACCAGAGAAGTTTGCCTTGAAGCTGTGCTCAGAGCTTGGCCTGGGCGGGGAGTTTGTCACGACTATTGCCTACAGCATCCGGGGGCAGCTGAGCTGGCACCAGAAGACCTACGCCTTCAG CGAGAACCCTTTGCCCACCGTGGAGATCGCAATTCGCAACACGGGGGACGCTGACCAGTGGTGCCCTCTCCTGGAAACCCTCACAGATGCTGAGATGGAGAAGAAGATCAGAGACCAGGACAGAAACACAAG GCGCATGAGACGTTTGGCCAATACTGCTCCAGCCTGGTAA